A region of Streptomyces halobius DNA encodes the following proteins:
- a CDS encoding zinc-binding dehydrogenase, with protein sequence MTRRTGRAVVLEEFGKPLRLREFPLPQAPDGGLIVACGYGGVCGTDLHLQQGHLDIPIPLTLGHEGLGVVQALGAGTHHDAAGAPLAAGDTVMWASSIACGVCPPCRLHREPTLCERRRTYGVNRALGDGPELSGAWADHIVLQPGTTVIKVPDGTDPLAAMSLACAGPTVAHALYERRPVRLGETVVVQGSGPVGLAAAAFAQLAGAAKVIVVGGPAARLDRARAAGIGDVHLNIAGVDDPEMVLRKVREATGGDGADLVIECAGVPAAVGQGLTLARRGGSYLIIGQYTDAGDTLINPHQIVHRQLDVVGSWAFTGAHLVEYVRLLPALTARFALAGLVTAFPLEEHANALAAVADGSVMKAVLTS encoded by the coding sequence ATGACACGGCGCACCGGACGCGCCGTCGTCCTGGAGGAGTTCGGCAAGCCGCTGCGGCTGCGGGAGTTCCCGCTGCCGCAGGCCCCCGACGGCGGCCTGATCGTCGCCTGCGGATACGGCGGCGTCTGCGGCACCGACCTGCACCTGCAGCAGGGCCACTTGGACATCCCCATACCGCTCACGCTCGGACACGAAGGGCTCGGTGTGGTACAGGCGTTGGGCGCCGGTACCCACCACGACGCCGCCGGGGCGCCGCTTGCGGCCGGCGACACGGTGATGTGGGCCTCCTCCATCGCCTGCGGCGTCTGCCCGCCCTGCCGGCTGCACCGCGAGCCGACCCTGTGCGAGCGGCGCCGCACCTACGGCGTCAACCGCGCCCTCGGCGACGGTCCGGAGCTCTCTGGTGCCTGGGCCGACCACATCGTGCTGCAGCCCGGCACCACCGTGATCAAGGTGCCCGACGGCACCGACCCGCTCGCCGCCATGTCGCTGGCCTGCGCCGGACCCACCGTGGCCCACGCGCTCTACGAGCGGCGGCCGGTGCGGCTCGGCGAGACCGTCGTGGTGCAGGGCAGCGGCCCGGTCGGGCTGGCGGCGGCCGCGTTCGCGCAGCTGGCCGGCGCCGCCAAGGTCATCGTCGTGGGCGGTCCGGCCGCCCGGCTGGACCGAGCCCGCGCGGCCGGCATCGGTGACGTCCACCTGAACATCGCCGGCGTCGACGACCCCGAGATGGTCCTGCGGAAGGTGCGGGAGGCCACCGGCGGGGACGGCGCCGACCTGGTCATCGAGTGCGCCGGGGTGCCAGCCGCCGTCGGGCAGGGCCTCACCCTGGCCCGCCGGGGCGGCAGTTACCTGATCATCGGCCAGTACACGGACGCCGGGGACACCCTGATCAACCCGCACCAGATCGTCCACCGGCAGCTCGACGTCGTCGGCTCCTGGGCATTCACCGGCGCCCATCTCGTCGAGTACGTCCGCCTGCTGCCGGCCCTGACCGCCCGGTTCGCCCTGGCGGGCCTGGTGACGGCTTTCCCGCTGGAGGAGCACGCCAACGCGCTCGCCGCGGTCGCCGACGGATCGGTGATGAAGGCGGTGCTGACGTCCTGA
- a CDS encoding phytanoyl-CoA dioxygenase family protein, protein MRLTQQQADHYDAHGFLMLESLLDAEEVEILRAAFERDAKVPGPQVVAEDGGTEVRAVYSSHQRQPEYAGLIRDPRILEPVQQLLTDDVYVYQFKINAKPAFGGDKWAWHQDYLAWRLADGLPAPRQVNIGVFLDDVTEFNGPVIFLPGSHRQGLVREGRSAAARSEQHLDPDDISLTPQQLTEHVDRYGMTSPKGPAGSVVLFSPEIMHGSAPNMSPFARRLLIATYNDCSNLPRPKGEPRPEYVVCRDTEPLRPLAAPFSQTLGTVAA, encoded by the coding sequence ATGCGACTGACCCAGCAACAGGCAGACCACTACGACGCGCACGGGTTCCTCATGCTCGAATCCCTCCTCGACGCAGAGGAGGTGGAGATCCTGCGCGCGGCCTTCGAGCGCGATGCGAAGGTACCCGGCCCGCAGGTGGTGGCCGAGGACGGCGGGACGGAGGTGCGCGCCGTCTACTCCTCGCACCAGCGGCAGCCCGAGTACGCGGGCCTGATCCGCGACCCGCGCATCCTGGAGCCCGTCCAGCAGCTGCTCACCGACGACGTCTACGTCTACCAGTTCAAGATCAACGCCAAGCCGGCCTTCGGCGGCGACAAGTGGGCCTGGCACCAGGACTACCTCGCCTGGCGCCTCGCCGACGGCCTGCCCGCCCCGCGCCAGGTCAACATCGGAGTCTTCCTCGACGACGTCACCGAGTTCAACGGCCCGGTCATCTTCCTGCCCGGCTCGCACCGGCAGGGGCTCGTCCGCGAGGGCCGCTCGGCCGCCGCCAGGTCCGAGCAGCACCTCGACCCCGACGACATCTCGCTGACGCCACAGCAGCTCACGGAGCACGTCGACCGCTACGGCATGACGAGCCCCAAGGGCCCGGCCGGCTCCGTCGTGCTGTTCTCCCCCGAGATCATGCACGGCTCGGCGCCCAACATGTCGCCGTTCGCCCGCCGGCTGCTGATCGCCACCTACAACGACTGCAGCAACCTGCCGCGGCCCAAGGGCGAGCCCCGGCCGGAGTACGTCGTGTGCCGCGACACCGAGCCGCTGCGCCCGCTGGCGGCGCCGTTCTCCCAGACGCTGGGCACGGTGGCGGCATGA
- a CDS encoding SDR family NAD(P)-dependent oxidoreductase, translating into MTISVVSGGTRGIGRALSLRLAALGHRVIALYRGDDFAAQQTAKAGQGRIETLRCDLARPEEIRAVCYRITGEYGAPSVLVNNAGVNRDRPFLSMTTEDWDTVLATNLSGPFHLSQALAPAMTEAGGGSIVNVASTTAIRPRVNGANYCASKAGLLQLTKCLALELAPHIRVNALLPGFTDTEEVTERYRLDDPERLAAVLDTIPGRRLGTAEDMADALEFLVTARSGYVSGQQLIVDGGHFMG; encoded by the coding sequence ATGACGATCTCAGTGGTCAGCGGTGGCACCCGCGGCATCGGACGGGCACTGAGCCTCAGGCTCGCCGCCCTCGGCCACCGGGTGATCGCCCTCTACCGGGGTGACGACTTCGCCGCACAGCAGACCGCGAAGGCCGGCCAAGGCCGGATCGAGACGCTGCGCTGCGATCTCGCCCGACCCGAGGAGATCCGGGCGGTCTGCTACCGGATCACCGGCGAGTACGGCGCACCCTCCGTGCTCGTCAACAACGCCGGCGTCAACCGCGACCGGCCGTTCCTGTCGATGACCACCGAGGACTGGGACACGGTGCTGGCCACCAACCTCTCCGGCCCCTTCCACCTCAGCCAGGCCCTGGCGCCCGCGATGACGGAGGCCGGCGGCGGCAGCATCGTCAACGTCGCCTCCACCACGGCGATCCGCCCCCGGGTGAACGGCGCCAACTACTGCGCGAGCAAGGCGGGCCTGCTCCAGCTCACCAAGTGCCTGGCCCTGGAACTCGCCCCGCACATCAGGGTGAACGCCCTGCTGCCCGGATTCACCGACACCGAAGAGGTCACCGAGCGCTACCGCCTCGACGACCCGGAGAGGCTGGCCGCCGTCCTGGACACCATCCCGGGCCGCCGGCTCGGCACGGCCGAGGACATGGCCGACGCCCTGGAATTTCTGGTGACCGCGCGCAGCGGCTATGTCTCCGGACAGCAACTCATCGTCGACGGCGGCCACTTCATGGGATGA
- the panD gene encoding aspartate 1-decarboxylase has translation MYRTLMKSKIHRATVTQADLHYVGSVTVDSDLMKAANLMAGEKVDIVDIDNGARLSTYVIEGPAGSGVIGINGAAARLISPGDLVILIAYASMTDAEAASFVPDVVFVDEHNAISGLGGDPAEVPEGSGLKRGDLVAN, from the coding sequence ATGTATCGCACCCTGATGAAGTCGAAGATCCACCGCGCCACCGTCACCCAGGCCGACCTGCACTACGTCGGATCGGTGACCGTCGACTCCGATCTGATGAAGGCCGCGAACCTGATGGCCGGCGAGAAGGTCGACATCGTCGACATCGACAACGGCGCCCGGCTGTCCACGTATGTCATCGAGGGCCCGGCCGGCTCCGGCGTCATCGGCATCAACGGCGCCGCGGCCCGGCTCATCAGCCCAGGCGACCTCGTCATCCTCATCGCCTATGCCTCCATGACGGACGCCGAGGCCGCCTCGTTCGTCCCCGACGTCGTCTTCGTCGACGAGCACAACGCCATTTCGGGCCTGGGCGGCGACCCGGCCGAGGTGCCCGAGGGGTCGGGCCTCAAGCGCGGCGACCTCGTAGCCAACTAA
- a CDS encoding flavin reductase family protein, producing MQDELAVTRDAFRALMGSHPSGVAVITTADAEGRPYGFTCTALCSVSLDPPQLLVCAGNSGSTLPILAARGSFIVNLLHSGGRRAAAAFAGPAAERFSTVPWQPAPVTGLPALPQDAHATAECRVTRLTPAGDHTVVIGEVVRIQTHTPATEAAPLLYGMRRYATWQA from the coding sequence GTGCAGGACGAACTCGCGGTGACCCGCGACGCCTTCCGGGCCCTGATGGGCTCCCACCCCAGCGGCGTCGCCGTCATCACCACCGCCGACGCAGAGGGCAGGCCGTACGGCTTCACCTGCACCGCCCTGTGCTCGGTCTCCCTCGACCCGCCGCAGCTGCTGGTGTGCGCGGGCAACAGCGGGAGCACCCTCCCGATCCTCGCCGCCCGCGGGAGCTTCATCGTCAACCTCCTGCACAGCGGGGGGCGGCGCGCCGCCGCAGCGTTCGCCGGGCCGGCCGCCGAGCGGTTCAGCACCGTCCCCTGGCAGCCCGCGCCCGTCACCGGTCTGCCGGCGCTGCCGCAGGACGCGCACGCCACCGCGGAGTGCCGCGTCACCCGCCTCACCCCGGCCGGCGATCACACCGTTGTGATCGGCGAGGTGGTGCGCATCCAGACGCACACCCCGGCCACCGAAGCGGCGCCGCTGCTGTACGGCATGCGCCGCTACGCCACTTGGCAGGCCTGA